In the genome of Spirochaetia bacterium, one region contains:
- a CDS encoding universal stress protein gives MSPFSHILVLVDCSSADDAIFDLVIRLADGSPTKVTLVHVVHSHTLDQDRALKKQAVDCLGKVLEKFDGAGIEADKLLLSGEPETELEKEINKGDYDLIAMGTHGHKGFTDALYGSVSRYLKHAVAVPLLMVKNSKSND, from the coding sequence ATGTCGCCATTTTCACATATTCTTGTCCTTGTTGATTGTTCATCAGCCGATGATGCGATATTTGATCTTGTCATCAGACTTGCTGATGGGTCTCCGACGAAAGTAACGCTTGTCCATGTCGTTCACTCCCATACCCTTGACCAGGACCGGGCCCTGAAGAAGCAAGCCGTTGATTGTTTGGGAAAAGTCCTCGAAAAATTTGATGGAGCAGGTATCGAAGCTGACAAGCTTTTGCTTAGCGGAGAACCTGAGACAGAGTTGGAAAAGGAGATAAACAAGGGAGATTATGATCTGATTGCTATGGGAACCCATGGTCACAAGGGCTTTACCGATGCTCTCTATGGCAGTGTCTCCAGGTATCTCAAGCATGCTGTAGCTGTACCTTTGCTTATGGTTAAGAATTCAAAGAGCAATGATTGA
- a CDS encoding Nramp family divalent metal transporter — MKYKERLKRLLSFLGPGFLVTVGFIDPGNWATNIEGGSRFGYALLWVITLSTVMLMVIQQAAAKMGIATGKSLAVNIRERFPGPIVAIIGVTVVAACVATDVAELLGGAIGFQLLFHFPLWLGALITVFLEVFLIVGQRYHKLERTIIAFLGIIALCYVAELVIVHPDWHEALPSFFNPRLSSSSIYIAMGMIGAVVMPHNIFLHSNVIHSRQWGIDDKQKKSLLRYERIDTVTSLLLGLLVNGAMIIVAARVFHANGKVVTSIADASKTLVPLAGPVAGFLFAIALVFSGVGSSVTSSMAEVNVITGFLGKPEDPRTLLYRLATFITAIPSFLIILLGVDTYKILIFSQVVLSIQLPFTLIPLLILCRSKKLMGVFRSRNGEFLALIAISALIIALNLFLLKSV, encoded by the coding sequence ATGAAATACAAGGAAAGGCTTAAAAGGTTGTTGTCATTCCTTGGTCCCGGATTCCTGGTTACCGTAGGCTTCATTGATCCCGGTAACTGGGCAACCAATATTGAAGGGGGATCAAGGTTCGGTTACGCATTGCTCTGGGTAATTACGTTGAGCACAGTCATGCTCATGGTTATCCAGCAGGCTGCTGCAAAAATGGGAATTGCAACAGGTAAGTCTCTGGCGGTGAACATCAGGGAAAGGTTTCCTGGGCCGATTGTGGCAATCATTGGTGTTACTGTCGTGGCTGCCTGTGTTGCTACTGACGTAGCCGAATTGTTGGGTGGAGCCATAGGTTTCCAACTGTTGTTTCATTTTCCCTTATGGCTTGGGGCATTGATTACAGTTTTTCTTGAAGTATTCCTTATTGTCGGACAGCGTTATCATAAACTGGAACGGACCATCATTGCATTTCTTGGTATCATAGCTTTATGCTATGTAGCCGAACTTGTCATTGTCCATCCTGACTGGCATGAAGCCTTGCCGTCATTCTTCAATCCGCGTCTCAGCAGTTCCAGTATCTACATAGCTATGGGTATGATCGGAGCTGTCGTCATGCCTCACAATATATTTCTTCATTCCAATGTCATCCATTCAAGGCAATGGGGCATAGATGACAAGCAGAAGAAATCGTTGCTTAGATATGAAAGGATTGATACGGTAACTTCTTTGCTGCTTGGTCTTTTGGTCAATGGTGCTATGATTATTGTCGCAGCAAGGGTCTTCCATGCAAACGGAAAAGTAGTAACCAGCATTGCAGATGCATCAAAGACCTTGGTACCTTTGGCTGGGCCTGTTGCTGGTTTCCTTTTTGCCATAGCATTGGTATTTTCTGGTGTCGGTTCTTCCGTGACCTCATCCATGGCTGAGGTCAATGTCATTACCGGTTTCCTTGGAAAACCAGAAGATCCCCGGACGTTGCTCTATCGTCTGGCTACCTTCATAACTGCAATTCCATCTTTTCTTATTATCCTGCTTGGTGTCGATACCTATAAGATATTGATTTTCAGTCAGGTAGTGTTGAGCATACAATTGCCGTTTACACTTATTCCACTTCTGATACTTTGCCGTAGCAAGAAGCTTATGGGTGTTTTTCGCAGTAGAAACGGTGAATTCCTGGCATTGATTGCCATATCAGCTCTTATCATTGCTTTGAATCTATTTTTGCTTAAGTCTGTATAG
- a CDS encoding MBL fold metallo-hydrolase, translating into MEITFYGAARHVTGSCTLVRCHGLALLIDCGMPQGNDERDMGDDFLFDPALIDIVLLTHAHIDHTGRIPQLVKEGFKGEIWCTKATERLCEIMLADSGHIQEMEAEWKSRKQIRAGKGPVEPLYTAEDAQNSMQYFNSVDYEKVVDLGKGVQCRFVDAGHLLGSSSIELWLEEDGVRRKLVFSGDIGNFDQPIIKDPNYLDDADVVVIESTYGNRLHKLPEGAVGHNVPTSVRAAELAKMIKRTFDRGGNVIIPAFSVGRTQEILYLIRYIIDNKLLPEYSNLPVFVDSPLSVKATEIFASCVQGYYDKEAMDMVNKGINPIIFPSLTTITDVEQSKALNRRTKPSVIISSSGMCEAGRIKHHLKHNLWRKECMVIFSGYQAGGTLGNSILNGARHVTIFGEQIDVKCEICELEGISGHADQAGLITWLKAFHKEPQQVFVNHGEEDVAQWFAAYVCKELGLKAYAPDMMETFSLADLAKLPKQSEAPLPSSVMRQLEEALKELSTGRGQLENVIVRMIKASRNKKLEEKDAARLTNAVERLASDLDFLQKKWGGDADLGSDKEQQN; encoded by the coding sequence ATGGAGATCACATTTTATGGGGCAGCCAGACATGTTACTGGAAGCTGTACCTTGGTGCGTTGCCATGGGTTGGCCTTGCTTATTGACTGCGGCATGCCACAGGGAAACGATGAGAGGGATATGGGAGATGATTTTCTATTTGATCCGGCTCTCATTGACATCGTACTGCTGACTCACGCCCATATAGATCATACAGGAAGGATTCCTCAGCTTGTCAAGGAAGGTTTCAAGGGCGAGATCTGGTGTACCAAGGCTACGGAAAGACTTTGTGAGATCATGCTTGCCGATAGCGGACATATCCAGGAAATGGAAGCCGAATGGAAAAGCCGCAAGCAGATCCGAGCAGGCAAAGGGCCCGTGGAACCTCTCTACACTGCTGAAGATGCACAGAACAGCATGCAGTATTTCAATTCCGTTGATTATGAAAAAGTGGTCGATTTAGGCAAAGGTGTCCAATGCCGGTTTGTCGATGCCGGACATCTTCTGGGCTCTTCTTCAATAGAGCTATGGCTTGAGGAAGACGGTGTCCGACGCAAGCTGGTATTCAGCGGGGATATCGGCAATTTCGATCAACCGATAATCAAAGATCCGAACTATCTTGATGATGCTGATGTAGTGGTTATTGAATCTACCTATGGTAATCGGTTGCATAAACTGCCTGAAGGTGCAGTAGGACACAATGTACCGACATCGGTCCGTGCTGCTGAACTTGCGAAGATGATCAAACGGACATTCGATAGAGGCGGCAATGTGATTATACCTGCTTTTTCGGTTGGCAGGACACAGGAAATCCTTTACCTGATCAGATATATTATAGATAACAAGCTGTTGCCGGAGTATAGTAATCTGCCGGTATTCGTAGATTCTCCTCTGTCCGTAAAGGCAACGGAAATCTTTGCTTCATGTGTGCAGGGCTATTATGATAAGGAAGCCATGGACATGGTCAACAAAGGGATCAATCCTATCATCTTTCCTTCCTTGACTACTATTACGGACGTGGAGCAGTCAAAGGCTCTGAACCGGAGGACAAAACCTTCTGTCATTATTTCCAGCAGTGGGATGTGTGAAGCCGGACGAATCAAACATCATCTGAAACATAACCTGTGGAGAAAAGAATGCATGGTCATCTTTTCGGGCTATCAGGCAGGTGGTACCTTGGGCAATTCCATTCTCAATGGTGCACGCCATGTGACAATTTTCGGAGAGCAGATTGATGTCAAATGTGAAATCTGTGAGCTTGAAGGTATTTCCGGTCATGCCGACCAAGCTGGACTGATAACTTGGCTCAAGGCTTTCCATAAAGAACCTCAGCAAGTCTTTGTCAACCATGGTGAAGAAGATGTTGCCCAATGGTTTGCTGCATATGTCTGCAAGGAACTTGGACTCAAGGCTTATGCGCCTGATATGATGGAAACTTTCTCGCTGGCAGATCTTGCCAAGCTGCCGAAGCAGAGCGAAGCTCCTCTGCCTTCTTCTGTGATGAGACAATTGGAAGAAGCACTGAAGGAACTGAGTACTGGGCGAGGACAATTGGAAAATGTCATTGTCCGGATGATCAAGGCAAGCAGGAACAAGAAGTTGGAAGAAAAAGATGCTGCCCGTCTGACGAATGCGGTCGAACGTCTTGCAAGCGATTTGGATTTCCTGCAGAAGAAGTGGGGCGGAGATGCCGACCTTGGTTCAGACAAGGAACAGCAGAATTGA